The stretch of DNA AGGCGGGAGGATGTCGAGGCTTTGGCCGCCTTCGCGATCCGGCACGACCTGCTGGTCTACACCGACGAGGTCTACGCCGAGCTGACCTACGAGGGCGACCGGGTCTCCATCGCCGCCATGCCCGGCATGAAAGATCGGACGATCTTTCTGAACGGCTTCTCCAAAGCGTGGTCGATGACCGGCTTCCGCCTCGGCTACGTCTGCGCGCCGCCCGCGCTCGCCGACGCCATGATGAAGATCCACCAGTACGGGATGATGTGCGCCTCGTCAATTAGCCAGGCCGCCGGTCTCGAAGCCCTGCGCGCCGGCGACGACGACATCGCCGGCATGCGCGACTCCTACCGCCAGCGGCGCAACTACATCGTCGCGTCGCTCAACGCCATGGGACTGGACTGCTTCACCCCGCCCGGCGCGTTCTACGTCTTTCCGAGCATCACCTCCACGGGCCTCTCTTCGGATGAATTCGCCCTGCGTCTGCTCAACGAAGAAAGCGTGGCTTGCGTTCCCGGCACCGCTTTCGGCGCGTGCGGCGAAGGGCACATCCGCTGCACCTACGCGACCGGCATGGAGTCGCTCAAGAAAGCCATGGAGCGGATGAGCGCCTTCGTCACCCGGCTGCGGGCATGATCTTCGCGCCTGC from Lentisphaerota bacterium encodes:
- a CDS encoding aminotransferase class I/II-fold pyridoxal phosphate-dependent enzyme, which codes for MTNASQSVRDFVAPHVRVLPKSGIRAFFDIVASRKDVISLGIGEPDFQTPWHIRARTIEAIESGATRYTSNLGSPELRQALAAYTERAFHVSYDWTSEIVVTVGVSEAFDIAFRATLSPGDEVLYHEPAFVAYAPLMRTTHAVPVPVATRRADDFRVRVSDLEKKITPRTRALFLNYPNNPTGAALRREDVEALAAFAIRHDLLVYTDEVYAELTYEGDRVSIAAMPGMKDRTIFLNGFSKAWSMTGFRLGYVCAPPALADAMMKIHQYGMMCASSISQAAGLEALRAGDDDIAGMRDSYRQRRNYIVASLNAMGLDCFTPPGAFYVFPSITSTGLSSDEFALRLLNEESVACVPGTAFGACGEGHIRCTYATGMESLKKAMERMSAFVTRLRA